A window from Osmia lignaria lignaria isolate PbOS001 chromosome 8, iyOsmLign1, whole genome shotgun sequence encodes these proteins:
- the ND-42 gene encoding NADH dehydrogenase (ubiquinone) subunit ND-42: MASVLSIGVSKITPAAFLPRLCKIPKNHNAIQVAFMKRLALCDPVRKPAPFKYWEKLYSAFQMAKTSIVMRYDENTRIIVVDGPPAVGKTKLCEKLAEEFGMMYMPPPGHDELYINPYGYDLREMDSKLPLHAQSYDLERFLAKPNDVRVPFFQLMYYLMRFEQYANAILHVLSTGQGVVLNRCAYSDIAFTEAMLKSGYISKEAMSQYMFMKNKGCKKLFRPHLVIYLDVPPELVKEKIKKRGNPHEVNSKVFTTKFLSDLENAYKEKYLKTLKEHSQLLIYDWSKEGNFNDVIHDVEEVDLDTFKKPRLADWIFGSVAEIYDAIQIFQEKVPIVLDMYNNMEVPPRELYWTAEEFDLIESTMNSIPTEKYDYGFFPKIDKNLWFKYDQPELHPFRRTPRDFVNLNKSM; the protein is encoded by the exons ATGGCATCGGTCCTCTCTATCGGTGTCTCTAAAATCACTCCAGCCGCCTTTTTACCTCGGTTATGTAAG ATACCAAAAAATCACAATGCGATACAAGTAGCTTTTATGAAAAGATTAGCGCTATGCGATCCTGTTCGTAAGCCTGCCCCATTTAAATATTGGGAAAAATTGTATTCTGCATTTCAAATGGCAAAGACTTCAATTGTAATGAGGTATGATGAAAATACCAGAATAATAGTTGTGGATGGTCCTCCAGCAGTTGGGAAGACCAAACTCTGTGAAAAATTGGCAGAAGAATTTGGAATGATGTACATGCCACCACCAGGGCACGACGAGCTTTACATAAATCCTTATGGGTATGACTTGCGTGAAATGGATTCAAAGTTACCGCTTCATGCTCAGAGTTATGATCTAGAAAGATTTTTAGCAAAACCAAATGATGTAAGAGTACCATTCTTTCAATTAATGTATTATCTAATGAGATTCGAGCAATATGCAAATGCAATACTCCATGTACTATCAACTGGTCAAGGAGTAGTGCTTAATAGATGTGCTTACTCAGATATTGCATTTACGGAAGCTATGCTAAAATCTGGTTATATCAGTAAAGAAGCAATGTCACAGTACATGTTTATGAAAAACAAAGGATGCAAAAAACTCTTTAGGCCACATTTGGTAATATATTTAGATGTACCTCCGGAGCTTGTTAAG GAGAAGATTAAGAAAAGAGGTAATCCTCATGAAGTAAATTCCAAAGTCTTTACAACGAAATTTTTATCGGATTTAGAAAATGcgtacaaagaaaaatatttaaaaacattaaaagaACATTCGCAATTATTAATTTACGATTGGTCCAAAGAGGGCAATTTTAATGATGTTATTCACGACGTAGAAGAAGTTGATCTAGATACTTTTAAAAAACCAAGATTAGCAGATTGGATATTTGGTTCTGTAGCTGAAATATATGACGCGATAcaaatatttcaagaaaaagTTCCAATCGTATTGGACATGTATAACAATATGGAAGTTCCACCTCGTGAGTTGTATTGGACAGCTGAAGAGTTTGATCTAATAGAGTCAACAATGAATAGT ATTCCCACTGAAAAATATGACTATGGATTTTTTCCAAAGATTGATAAAAATCTTTGGTTCAAATATGACCAACCAGAACTTCATCCATTTCGTCGAACTCCTCGTGATTTTGTAAATCTTAATAAAAGTATGTAg
- the Ykt6 gene encoding YKT6 v-SNARE homolog isoform X1, producing the protein MRFLQNERSMVVNCENQNMVKLYALSVLYKNPTSATTLKSAYDVESFSFFQRGSVKEFMSFVSKTIVERTQNSSRQSVKEGDYMCHVYVRADNLAAVLISDHEYPRRVAHTLITKVMDEFSLKYPQSTWDTLSETTIDFAQLNVYLAKYQNPNEADALTKMQNDLDETKIILHNTLEAVLQRGEKLDDLVSKSEGLSAQSKAFYKTARKTNSCCSLAP; encoded by the exons ATGAGATTTCTTCAAAATGAACGATCAATGGTTGTGAATTGTGAAAA cCAAAACATGGTAAAATTATATGCATTATcagttttatataaaaatccTACATCGGCAACAACCTTAAAATCTGCCTATGATGTAGAATCATTCTCTTTTTTTCAAAGAGGAAGCGTTAAAGAATTTATGAGCTTTGTAAGTAAAACTATCGTAGAAAGAACTCAGAACAGTTCTAGACAAAGCGTGAAAGAAGGAG ATTACATGTGTCATGTATATGTTAGAGCTGATAATCTTGCTGCAGTTCTTATATCGGATCATGAATATCCAAGAAGAGTGGCTCATACATTAATTACAAAAGTTATGGATGAGTTTTCATTGAAGTATCCACAGTCAACATGGGATACTTTAAGCGAAACTACCATTGACTTTGCACAGCTTAATGTATATTTAGCAAAATATCAAAATCCTAATGAAGCTGATGCTCTTACCAAAATGCAGAATGATTTAGATGAAACCAAAATCATTTTG CACAATACATTGGAAGCTGTTCTTCAAAGAGGAGAGAAATTGGATGATCTTGTTTCAAAATCAGAGGGTCTTAGCGCTCAGTCGAAAGCATTTTACAAAACTGCTCGAAAAACTAATTCTTGTTGCAGTTTAGCTCCTTAA
- the Ykt6 gene encoding YKT6 v-SNARE homolog isoform X2, with protein sequence MVKLYALSVLYKNPTSATTLKSAYDVESFSFFQRGSVKEFMSFVSKTIVERTQNSSRQSVKEGDYMCHVYVRADNLAAVLISDHEYPRRVAHTLITKVMDEFSLKYPQSTWDTLSETTIDFAQLNVYLAKYQNPNEADALTKMQNDLDETKIILHNTLEAVLQRGEKLDDLVSKSEGLSAQSKAFYKTARKTNSCCSLAP encoded by the exons ATGGTAAAATTATATGCATTATcagttttatataaaaatccTACATCGGCAACAACCTTAAAATCTGCCTATGATGTAGAATCATTCTCTTTTTTTCAAAGAGGAAGCGTTAAAGAATTTATGAGCTTTGTAAGTAAAACTATCGTAGAAAGAACTCAGAACAGTTCTAGACAAAGCGTGAAAGAAGGAG ATTACATGTGTCATGTATATGTTAGAGCTGATAATCTTGCTGCAGTTCTTATATCGGATCATGAATATCCAAGAAGAGTGGCTCATACATTAATTACAAAAGTTATGGATGAGTTTTCATTGAAGTATCCACAGTCAACATGGGATACTTTAAGCGAAACTACCATTGACTTTGCACAGCTTAATGTATATTTAGCAAAATATCAAAATCCTAATGAAGCTGATGCTCTTACCAAAATGCAGAATGATTTAGATGAAACCAAAATCATTTTG CACAATACATTGGAAGCTGTTCTTCAAAGAGGAGAGAAATTGGATGATCTTGTTTCAAAATCAGAGGGTCTTAGCGCTCAGTCGAAAGCATTTTACAAAACTGCTCGAAAAACTAATTCTTGTTGCAGTTTAGCTCCTTAA
- the Ing5 gene encoding inhibitor of growth protein 5 isoform X2 — MTALYLEHYLDSLEHLPIELQRNFTLMRDLDARAQGLMKDIDKLADDYLKNVKKESPEKKKEQLTHIQNLFNKAKEYGDDKVQLAIQTYELVDKHIRRLDSDLARFEAEIQDKALNSSRAQEENNASKKGRKKLKEKEKRKKGAAGASSEDESKTARKKQKKGGSVASASSAGAVGSGAQVDSTALGHPADVLDMPVDPNEPTYCLCHQVSYGEMIGCDNPDCPIEWFHFACVGLTTKPKGKWYCPKCTQDRKKK; from the exons ATGACTGCACTCTACTTGGAACACTATTTAGATa GTTTAGAGCATTTACCTATTGAATTACAAAGGAATTTCACGCTGATGCGTGATTTAGATGCCAGGGCACAAGGATTAATGAAAGATATAGATAAACTAGCTGATGACTATTTAAAAAATGTGAAGAAAGAGTCtccagaaaagaagaaagaacagTTGACTCATATTCAAAACCTGTTTAACAAAGCAAAAGAATATGGTGATGACAAAGTTCAATTAGCAATACAAACATATGAATTAGTCGATAAACATATCAGGAGGTTAGATTCAGATTTGGCAAGGTTTGAAGCTGAAATACAAGATAAGGCTCTGAATAGTAGTAGAGCACAAGAAGAAAACAATGCCAGTAAAAAAGGTAGAAAAAagttgaaagagaaagagaaacgaaaaaAAGGTGCTGCAGGTGCCAGTAGTGAAGATGAATCAAAAACAGCTAGGAAAAAACAGAAGAagg GTGGATCTGTTGCTTCTGCTTCATCTGCTGGTGCTGTAGGAAGTGGTGCACAAGTTGACTCAACTGCACTTGGCCATCCAGCAGATGTTTTAGATATGCCAGTGGATCCTAATGAACCAACTTATTGTCTTTGTCACCAAGTTTCTTACGGAGAAATGATCGGTTGTGATAACCCAGAT tGTCCTATAGAATGGTTCCATTTTGCTTGTGTCGGATTAACTACAAAACCTAAAGGGAAATGGTACTGTCCTAAATGCACACAagataggaaaaaaaaataa
- the Ing5 gene encoding inhibitor of growth protein 5 isoform X1 — translation MTALYLEHYLDSLEHLPIELQRNFTLMRDLDARAQGLMKDIDKLADDYLKNVKKESPEKKKEQLTHIQNLFNKAKEYGDDKVQLAIQTYELVDKHIRRLDSDLARFEAEIQDKALNSSRAQEENNASKKGRKKLKEKEKRKKGAAGASSEDESKTARKKQKKGGSVASASSAGAVGSGAQVDSTALGHPADVLDMPVDPNEPTYCLCHQVSYGEMIGCDNPDVSPYYMFLQTFYNFISIIINNFLFFFSVVSYRMVPFCLCRINYKT, via the exons ATGACTGCACTCTACTTGGAACACTATTTAGATa GTTTAGAGCATTTACCTATTGAATTACAAAGGAATTTCACGCTGATGCGTGATTTAGATGCCAGGGCACAAGGATTAATGAAAGATATAGATAAACTAGCTGATGACTATTTAAAAAATGTGAAGAAAGAGTCtccagaaaagaagaaagaacagTTGACTCATATTCAAAACCTGTTTAACAAAGCAAAAGAATATGGTGATGACAAAGTTCAATTAGCAATACAAACATATGAATTAGTCGATAAACATATCAGGAGGTTAGATTCAGATTTGGCAAGGTTTGAAGCTGAAATACAAGATAAGGCTCTGAATAGTAGTAGAGCACAAGAAGAAAACAATGCCAGTAAAAAAGGTAGAAAAAagttgaaagagaaagagaaacgaaaaaAAGGTGCTGCAGGTGCCAGTAGTGAAGATGAATCAAAAACAGCTAGGAAAAAACAGAAGAagg GTGGATCTGTTGCTTCTGCTTCATCTGCTGGTGCTGTAGGAAGTGGTGCACAAGTTGACTCAACTGCACTTGGCCATCCAGCAGATGTTTTAGATATGCCAGTGGATCCTAATGAACCAACTTATTGTCTTTGTCACCAAGTTTCTTACGGAGAAATGATCGGTTGTGATAACCCAGATGTAAGTCCATATTACATGTTTCTCcaaacattttataattttatatcgattatcataaataattttcttttctttttttctgtagtGTCCTATAGAATGGTTCCATTTTGCTTGTGTCGGATTAACTACAAAACCTAA
- the beta3GalTII gene encoding beta-1,3-galactosyltransferase 6, producing the protein MDSVTLLPLRPSSKNLYMMIRKKLHVKLNIPTLLIIVMVVFLCIHYLSATRCSQNDKEIKAKSKFRLIILILSSPDNLEQRATIRKTWLPQKQATVKHLFVIGTLDLLAEQKETLQSEKQKFNDLLLLPRLTDSYGTLTKKLLYALKETYKNYDFNFLLKCDDDTFVLVHKLLKELDKWESKGTRKELYWGFFNGKAQVKRSGPWKETDWVLCDYYLPYALGGGYVLSYNLVKFIASNMDILKLHKAEDVSVGLWLAPLANIERKHDVRFDTEYRSRGCSNQYIVTHKQTIENMKNLHEYYQASGALCMKEIRYRMSYHYNWTVPPSQCCNLQSGIP; encoded by the exons ATGGATTCTGTAACGCTTTTGCCATTAAGGCCTTCATCAAAAAATTTATACATGATGATCAGGAAAAAACTGCATGTAAAACTGAACATTCCAACCTTATTGATAATTGTCATGGTAGTTTTCCTATGTATACATTATTTATCTGCAACAAGATGTTCGCAGAATGACAAAGAAATTAAAGCTAAATCGAAATTCAGACTGATAATACTTATACTCTCTAGCCCTGACAATTTGGAACAAAGAGCAACTATCAGGAAAACTTGGTTACCACAGAAACAAGCTACGGTTAAACATTTGTTTGTAATAGGAACTTTAGATTTATTGGCAGAGCAAAAGGAAACTTTGCAATCTGAAAAACAAAAGTTCAATGACTTATTGTTGTTACCAAGGTTAACTGACTCTTATGGAACTTTAACAAAAAAACTTTTGTATGCTCTTAAAGAGACTTATAAGAATTATGATTTTAACTTTTTATTGAAATGCGACGATGATACATTTGTTTTGGTACATAAACTTTTAAAAGAACTAGATAAATGGGAGAGCAAAGGTACAAGGAAAGAATTATATTGGGGTTTCTTTAATGGAAAGGCACAAGTTAAAAGAAGTGGACCTTGGAAAGAAACAGACTGGGTATTGTGTGATTATTATTTGCCTTATGCTCTAGGTGGTGGATATGTCTTATCATATAATTTAGTCAAATTTATTGCTTCAAACATGGATATTCTCAA atTGCATAAAGCAGAAGATGTATCTGTTGGTCTTTGGTTGGCTCCTTTGGCAAACATTGAAAGAAAACACGATGTACGTTTTGACACAGAATACAGATCACGTGGATGTTCCAATCAGTATATAGTTACACACAAACAAAccattgaaaatatgaaaaatctgCATGAATACTATCAAGCATCTGGAGCATTATGCATGAAAGAGATACGATATCGTATGAGCTATCATTATAATTGGACTGTTCCTCCTAGTCAGTGTTGTAATTTACAATCTGGCATCCCatag
- the Trmt6 gene encoding tRNA methyltransferase 6 non-catalytic subunit produces the protein MKLKNMCESEDNIITEGKYVIVKKQNFKKIYKVTTNGNLTLGRDLVDMSQIIGKRFWTTFEMIPAKHGKRTHTLKETTETESLNDLLNELPSGNDNRTINDDGTSQKLSKEEILQLQESGKSGKEIVGSLIENNKCFLDRTGYSQEKYLKKKEKKYLRYLTVCKPNISSLHDVYFQLDHSKIANLRMDTLAQLLSYSDVQSEGLYILYDSGSQGLPAAAMLNRIGTNTEGCLINLHPGNVHQAMLINSMNFPVEQLNRLVNVNIYSFLRLHYQGESTLLDNISKKIHNRKNKSKENESKNSKNMLTDNEILKDEKTDIENCLENTNKSSEIIKEEDTDSNLTTLKRKLDESNEDESTEIIPMKKPKWFFETQRAVELVQNSKARGLVIVAKEHPLNIATALLSFLGASRPFVIYHVHREPLQETYMMLKQKQNVINLRLNSNFLRSYQVLPDRTHPDILTSDTGGYLLTGYLVQQ, from the coding sequence ATGAAGTTAAAAAACATGTGTGAAAGCGAAGACAATATAATTACAGAAGGAAAATATGTGATAGTGAAGAAACAGAACTTTAAAAAAATCTACAAGGTAACCACTAATGGTAATTTAACTCTAGGAAGAGATTTAGTAGATATGAGTCAAATTATTGGGAAGCGTTTTTGGACTACTTTTGAAATGATACCAGCAAAACATGGAAAACGGACACATACCTTGAAAGAAACAACAGAAACTGAATCATTGAATGATTTATTGAATGAGCTACCAAGTGGTAATGATAATCGTACCATTAACGATGATGGCACATCACAGAAACTTTCCAAGGAAGAAATTCTTCAGCTTCAAGAGTCTGGTAAAAGTGGTAAAGAGATAGTGGGTAGTTTGATTGAAaacaataaatgtttcttaGATCGAACAGGATACTCGCAAGAAaagtatttaaagaaaaaggaaaagaagtatCTTCGGTATTTAACTGTATGTAAACCAAATATAAGTTCTTTACACGATGTATACTTTCAATTAGATCAtagtaaaattgcaaatttaagaATGGATACCTTAGCACAATTATTGTCATATAGTGATGTTCAGTCAGAGggattatacatattatatgaTAGTGGATCTCAAGGTTTACCAGCAGCTGCAATGCTTAACAGAATTGGTACAAATACTGAAGGATGCTTAATCAATTTGCATCCTGGAAATGTACATCAGGCCATGCTAATTAACAGCATGAATTTTCCTGTAGAACAATTAAACAGGCttgttaatgttaatatttataGCTTTTTAAGATTACATTATCAGGGTGAAAGTACCCTCTTAGATAACATTTCAAAAAAGATACATAATAGGAAAAATAAgtcaaaagaaaatgaaagtaaaaatagcAAAAATATGTTGActgataatgaaattttaaaagatGAAAAGACAGATATTGAAAACTGTTTAGAGAATACTAATAAATCAAGTGAAATTATTAAAGAAGAGGATACAGATAGTAATTTAACTACATTGAAACGAAAATTAGACGAGTCTAACGAAGATGAATCTACAGAAATTATACCAATGAAAAAACCAAAATGGTTTTTTGAAACGCAACGTGCGGTAGAACTTGTACAGAATTCAAAAGCTCGAGGGTTAGTTATTGTAGCTAAAGAACATCCTTTAAATATTGCTACTGCTTTACTGTCTTTCTTAGGAGCATCTAGACCATTTGTAATTTATCATGTACATCGAGAACCTTTGCAAGAAACTTATATGATGCTGAAACAGAAGCAGAATGTTATTAATCTAAGACTTAATTCCAATTTTTTACGTTCGTATCAAGTTTTACCAGATAGAACACACCCTGATATTTTAACTAGCGATACAGGTGGTTATTTATTAACAGGTTATTTAGTTCAACAATAA
- the eIF2Bgamma gene encoding eukaryotic translation initiation factor 2B subunit gamma, with protein MFPYKEFQAIVLAGGGGSRMTELTHGQHKCLLPIGNVPMVWYPLQLLEHTGFKEAIVVVSENMENNVSLAINKLNLKIKVDIVSVEDAEELGTADSIRLIHEKIYTDFLVISCDLITDVDISEVLNLYRKHNASITALMLPTPKVPDDFVTPGPKNKQKPETDLIGIDNETGRLIFLASGSDFEETINISQTLIKKHPSFTLYSKLMDAHLYIISKWVLDLLMHNKNLTTLKGELLPYIVSKQFSKPPNKQCADDKNTSIVQVDLKEDIYRFAVEKSLDELIKKMSAYNDHSTDLEDAYNGDIIRCYAYIGNGKFGLRANTIQMYHFINTKIFEWWNADNSYQHPYFRSEQSLLMKISPTAIVHSTQIQGCSVDDNALINEKTSLKESHIGPNVLVESKTRVSSSIIMENVTIKQRCAIHNCILCNGCVIEEGTELKDCIVGPQHTVIAGSQHSREVLTDPDKLIEI; from the exons atgttcccTTATAAAGAATTTCAAGCAATTGTACTTGCTGGTGGAGGAGGATCACGTATGACTGAACTTACTCATGGGCAACATAAATGTTTATTACCAATTGGAAATGTACCAATGGTTTGGTATCCACTTCAATTGTTGGAACACACTGGCTTTAAGGAAGCTATTGTTGTTGTATCTGAAAATATGGAGAATAATGTATCATTAGCTATAAATAAGTTGAATCTTAAAATTAAGGTGGATATTGTTTCTGTCGAAGATGCAGAAGAACTTGGAACCGCAGATTCTATTCGACTTATTCATGAAAAAATTTATACAGATTTTTTGGTAATCTCCTGTGATTTAATTACCGACGTTGATATATCCGAAGTTTTAAATCTATATAGAAAACACAATGCTAGTATTACCGCACTGATGTTGCCCACACCGAAGGTGCCAGATGATTTTGTAACTCCAGGCCCTAAAAACAAACAGAAACCTGAGACTGATTTGATCGGTATTGATAATGAAACAGGACGTTTAATTTTCCTAGCATCAGGTTCAGATTTTGAAGAAACTATTAATATTTCACAAACTCTGATTAAAAAACATCCAAGCTTTACtctttattcaaaattaatggATGCTCATTTGTATATTATCAGTAAGTGGGTTTTAGACTTACTGATGCACAACAA aaATTTAACTACATTGAAAGGTGAACTTCTTCCATATATTGTTAGTAAACAATTTTCTAAGCCTCCTAATAAACAGTGTGCGGATGATAAGAACACCTCCATAGTACAAGTAGATTTGAAAGAGGACATCTACCGTTTTGCAGTTGAGAAATCACTAGATgagttaattaagaaaatgtCAGCATATAACGATCATAGTACTGATTTAGAGGATGCATATAATGGAGACATAATTAGGTGTTATGCTTATATTGGTAATGGAAAATTTGGTTTAAGAGCAAACACCATACAGATGTATCATTTTATTAACACCAAG atatttGAGTGGTGGAATGCTGATAACTCTTATCAACACCCTTACTTTCGCTCTGAACAATCTCTTTTAATGAAGATTTCACCTACAGCTATTGTACATAGCACACAAATTCAAGGTTGCAGTGTAGATGATAAtgctttaattaatgaaaaaaccTCCCTTAAAGAAAGTCACATTGGACCAAATGTACTTGTTGAATCTAAGACTAGAGTATCATCCAGTATTATAATGGAAAATGTAACAATTAAGCAAAG ATGTGCGATACACAATTGCATATTGTGCAATGGTTGTGTCATAGAAGAAGGTACAGAATTAAAAGATTGCATTGTTGGTCCTCAACATACTGTAATAGCTGGAAGTCAACATTCTCGTGAAGTCCTTACAGATCCAGATAAGctcattgaaatttaa